The genomic interval TTGTAGGATTCTATCGTTGGATCCGCAGGAAGCCGGACCGGTCCGTATTTAATCTCCTGGGTTGGTTTAAAAGAGGTATTTACCAGGGAATAGATGGGCAATACATAGACTATGACAAGAATCAGGAGAGGAATGTATACCCATCGAAAGTGTCTTTTTCGGGTGCTCATTTTTGTCCTCCCGTTTTTCTAATTGAAGAGATAACAACCGGAAGGATGATAATGAGGATCGAAAGAATAAACATGAAGGTGCTGATGGCAGCCCCAATGCCGAAACGGTTGTAGTTAAAGGTAACCCGATACATGTAATTTGCCAGCACCTCGGAAGAATAAGCGGGACCTCCTCCAGTGAGAAGCCATACAAAATCGAAGACCCTCAGTGAATACATAAGAAGCAGCAGAAGAACCGTGAGGGTAGCTGGTTTCTGAAGCGGAAGAACCACACGGACATATTTCTGGACGAGGGAAACTCCGTCCACTTCTGCGGCATCAAGGATGGTTTCAGAAACCGATGCAATCCCCGAATAGTAGACCAGAGTGGCAAATCCGGAAAACTGCCAGACGTAGACCAGAACAATCGAGAAAAGAGCCTGATTCGTGGATGTGAGCCATGGCTGAGCGAGAAACCCCATACCAATGGATTGGAGGACCGTGTTGATAACCCCCCCATTGGGCATGAACATCCAGCTCCACATGATGGCGGAGGCAACAAATGAAAAAGAAAGGGGAATAAGGTAAATCGTACGAAAAACCTTCTGTCCTTTTACCCCCAAATCAAGCAGAACTGCCGTGATAACCCCGAGGGGTATCGTAAGCGCAACGAAGAGCACTGCCAGAATGAGGGTCTGCTTTAGAGCCCGGAGGAATACAGGGTCGTTGAGGAAGATTTCCCTGTAGTTGGCAAGCCCGTTAAAGGTCCCCATCCTTCCGATGGTACTCCAGTCGGTGAAGGAAACCTTGATACTCCAGGCCAGGAAACTATACACAAATAGTCCGACAAGAAGACAGGCAGGAGTCAGGAACATAAGAATATATAATTTGTTTCGAACGTTGAGAATCATGAACTACCTCGAGACAGACAGATTAAGTATACTCGAGAGCGCTCCGGTTGTGAGGGCTCTCGAGCAACGACACAGACGCCCTCAAATTATCTATTTGAAAATTGTTTTGTAAGCTGCAGCGTAGTCTTTTACTCCCTGATCGACATTGGGGTTCTCCATGAACCCGCTCAACATACTGCCGATGACACCGAGGTACTCTTCCGGGGGCTGGGCAAAAATAGACTGCACGATTTTCGTTTTTGGGTTACGGAAATCGGAGAGAATATCAAGAGATATCTCATCGTACATGTCCGTAGGGGCGTCAAGACGAGGAGGGGTTGCGCCTTTGAGCGGACAGAAAACGGTTTCCGCTTCGGCGGTAGTCAGAAACTTCAGCCATTCCATGGTTATGTCTGGATGCGGTGCATTTTTGCAGAGACTGAAACCGTCGAAGTGCAGGGTAAAAAATCCGTTCGTACCTGGATTTGGGATATAATCGAAGTCGACTTTCGGTTCCCAGCCAGCAGCGGTAAAGTGACCCTTGGCCCAGTCTCCCATGGAGAAGAAAACTCCCTCGTCTCTCATAAGAACATCTGCCGCCTGATCCCAGGTAAGGGCTGAATAATCGTTGTTGATGTATCCCCTTTCGATGAGTACTGAAAGGAATTGAAGCATTTCCCGAATTGCCTGATCGTGTGCAGGGTCTGCTTTGCCGTTATAGAGCCTGGTGATATATTCCGGACCGCCGTGCGGGGCTCCAAGAATCATCTGTTCCGTAATCTGTCCAAGCCAGAACTGTTGTCCAGCTCCCGCGCCGATCACAAAGGGCACATACCCGGATGTTTTTATTTTTTCCAGAACCGTGAGGATTTCATCAAAACCAGTAAAATCCATGTCAATTCCGAGCTTGTCAACGATCTTTTTATTGTACCACAGGCAGTTGTTTCTCATAATGTTAAGGGGAATCGAAACCTGTTTCCCATCCACCTGGCCCATTTTTTTTACCATCTCGGGAATGGGAAAATCCTTAAAAAGATCATCTATGGGTGTCAGTACCTCGCCGAAGGATGAAAGCATCCCCGTGCCATATGTGAGCTGGAATGTGTCAGGTGAATTGCCGGCCATGACCATTGTCTTAATCTGGCCGCGCATTACGCCGCCGCCGCCGCCGGATACAGGATTCTCAACGATCTCGAGCTCCGGATGATCTTCCAGAAATGCCTGAAAAAGGGCATCGATAGCCTCTTTTTCACCACCAGCCGTCCACCAATGGTAGACGATCATCTTTTCAGCCTCCGGTTTATCCTGTGCTCCTCCGGCATACAGGGAAAGCGAAAATCCTAATAGTGCGATCAATAACAGCAAATACAGTTTTTTCATTTTTTCCTCCGTTTTTTACCCGCAACACGGGCTTATGTAAGAATTCTATTACTCTTTCCCGGCAAGCCATCTGACTGCATTTCGCCAGAAGGCTGCATAATCTTTCCATTCAATAAAAGCTGTACCCCAGTGCTTGCTGAGATCTGAAGCAAATGCCATTGTACGGCCTTTACCAAAATCACCTACGGTAATGAAGGGGTTGTCCTCAATAGTAGCAAGTACCTCTCCCTGTTCTTTCGCGCTGATTTTGTTGTATCCTAAAAAAAGAGGCCAGGATGTATCGATACCTTTGAGCACCGGATGCTGCTTCTGAAGTACCACGGGAGCAATCCCCTGGGGTTTTTCCACGCGATCGTCGTACGGAAGCATGTTGACCGGTAGAATTTCCTCCACCTGTGTATCATGGTAGCCGGGGATTCCCCGTATCCCTTCAAAACAGTTCCATCCCCCGCCCATGCAGAAACCTCCGCCTTGAGAAACGTAATCCCGCAATACATCCAGTCGATTTGGACCCATAGGAACGGTAAACATGTCCGGATAAAGTTGAATAGTGTTTTTCCCGGTATCACTGAAGATAATTACATCGTATTTGCGCATCTCTTGAACAGTCTTGGGAAAGTCAGTTAAAGCAATATGGTTCGGCATATGAATCGCTTCAATATCGTCGAATTTGCTGAGAGCATCCATAAACCACACGGAGAAGTTCTCGTACCCTCCGAGGGGGACCATGTCGAAACCTTTGATATGCATTTTTAAAACAAACCAAGTTTCTCCAACCAGAAGAATTTTTGTAGGTTGTGACATTTGTATACTCCTTAATTTAGTTAAATCATCCTGAAAGCATTAAATATTGAAAATGTTAACGTTAACAAATCATGTTACCATAGACTGATGTGTTGTCAAGGGCTTACCTGTACGTTTTTAAACAAAAAAAAGAATAGTGAGTAAGTCGATCTCAGTAGACAGGAACCGGACCGCAAGATTCACGGATCACTGCTTCCGCTTCAAGGATGATGTGTGATTCCTTTGGTTTTTCCGCGTCGATCGAATCAAGAAGAAGCTTGACCGCCAAGTTAGCAATCGTATGCATCGGCTGACGCATGGTTGTTATCTTCGGAGTGGTAAAGGAGGCCATTTCAATATCATCGACTCCAACAATTGAAAGATCTTCAGGAATTTTAATATTGTGTTCATACGCTGATTTGATAAATCCGACAGCCATGTGGTCGTTGGAGGAAATGATCGCTGTAGGGCGGCGTTCGGCAAGGCTTTGAAAATAGATGCATGCTTCGTATCCCGAATAGGATGACCAGTCACCAGGAAAGAGTAATTCTTCGCTGAAAGGGATATCTCTTTTTTTTAAAGATTCTTTATAGCCAAGGAGACGATGATACGCATTAATAACCGTAAGATCTCCGGTGATCAATCCAATCCGGCGATGCCCCAGTCCGTACAGCCTGTCCACGAAATATTCGATAAGTTTAAAGTTATCCACATCCACGAAGCTGAGTCCCGGAAGTTCGCTTCGGGAATGTATGAGAACAGCGGGAATTCTGTTTTCAGAAAGCGCGATTAATCTTTCATCGTTAGTTTCGGCTCCAATGATTATGAGACCGTCAACCTTCTTATGCTTGTACAAAAGGGTAAGGTCCCTGCCGTTTTGGTGTTCCTCCGAGCCGATGAGCAGATCGTAATTATGTGGTCCAAGGGTTTTCTCGATATTGTAGATCAATTGAGTAAAATAAGGTTCTGAGAGTACATAGTCGATTTTTGGAAGAATCATTCCAATGGTCATGGTTTTTTTGCTGTTAAGGGCCCGCGCCATGGCATTCGGATAATACCCAAGGACCTCTATGGCGTGTTGAACCTTCTCTCTAGTTTCCAGTTTCACTCTGGGGTCTCCATTAACCACCCTGGACACAGTCATGAGAGATACATTCGCCATTTTTGCCACATCGTGTTGAGAAGCCATACAGTTTTTCCTCGGTTGCTTTTGATTATATACATTTCAGGGAGATTATTCCAGAAACTCTTTTATGAAGCAGTAAGGTTCTTTCAAAATTATAAGTATTACCATGGACGACAGGTTTATGGTTCTGGTGGGGGCACGGAAACCATCAACCTGGACTCGCAGGTCTGCTGCATACTATTCCGTACAAAACATCTGATATTATCGAAAAATGATTGTCAGATTACCTGAAAAAGCAGACCCGATGGGTCCTGTAAAAAGCTGCTGGGGTTCAAAACGGCCATCATGAGCGTATGCACCGTGAACTGGAAGAGAGAGATATGTACCCGATCGCCGGGGTATTCGCTGCAGACCCAGCAGCGCAAGCTGAACAAGTTTGTGAAGGAGTACAACGAGCTTAAGGCCCATGAAGCGCTGGGGTGTGAAACAGCCGAATTCAGTCCATAAAATTTCCGATAGAAAATACCCTGAAACGATAGTAGATCGGAGAAATTTCGAGGAATGTGATCAAGAAATACGTCAATCCCTATGGAACGGTACACAGGGAAAAAAAAGCTCTCTATTACAACGGCCCTGGCTGGCTAATAGTCAGCGATGTTCTGGTTAGAACACAGAAAGTTAGATAGGTAATAGATGGAGGTGTCATCATCGGTGTTAAACTGCGGGAATCACGGAATGAAATTGCAGACTCCGGCTTGAATAAAAGGGCAGTACTGCCTTGTAATGATTGTAACCAAACAATTTAAATGAACTGCGCCCAATTGTCAAGACAGTTTTATAGGAAGTTTAAGGTGTACTCCTCCCTCCTGTTTTATTCTACGCTGCCAACGGCAGCGGGTTCTCCGTAGCGAATGATTGATGCATCTCTTCCGGTGTCCTGTACTCCAGCGACTGGTGTAGCCGTTCGGTGTTGTAGAACGTGAAGTAGTGTTCAATCCCATGATGTAATTCCACCATGCTCTCATATGACCGCAGGTAGATATCCTCATATTTCAATGAGCGCCACAGTCGTTCGACATACACATTGTCCAGTGCGCGGCCAACCCCGTCCATGCTGATCTCCACCTGGTGTTCTTCCAACACCGACAGGTAGGCCCTGCTTGTGAACTGGCTACCCTGATCCGTGTTAAAGATCGCCGGGACCCCATAGGTCTCGATCGCCTCCTGCAGCGCGGCAACACAGAATGACGGATCCATGCTATTCGAAAGCCGCCAGCTCAAGACCTTACGAGAGTACAGATCCACTATAGCCACCAGATAGACGTGCCCCTGCGGAAGACCAATATAGGTGATATCACTGGCCCAAACCTGATTGGGATGCCGTATTTGCTTACCGCGCAACAAATACGGATATTTCTTGTGATCGTTGCGTGCCTTGCTCAGATTTGGCCCAGGATATAATGCCCGCAGTCCAAAACGCTTCATCAGCCGCCTGACTCGTTTTCTGGTCAGGTGAGGATGCTCAGGTAACAGCACTCGTGATACTTTGCGATAGCCGTAAAAGGGGACCTTCTTGTGATACTCCAGGATGACTGTGAGATCCTCCAGATCCGTCTCTGTTCGCATATCTCGGCCTTTGCGGTAGTAGGAGCTCCGAGTGACCTCAAGAGTACGACACTGCTGCGCTATGCTCAGCTCGGGATGGTTCGGATCAATCATTCCGGATCTTTCCCGTAATACTCGCGGTGTTTTTTTTTGAGAAATTCGTTCACAACTGTCAGTTCTCCAACCGTTCGCAGCAGTTGGTCGCGCTCCTGCTCAAGCCTGCGCTCCTCTTCTCGCTTCTTATTAGGACGCTCGAAAGTCGCAGGAAGATTGTCCGGCAGCTGCTTTTTCCACTGCGATACCTGGTTCGGATGCACATTCTCCTTCACGGCCTCGCAGGCCAATAGACATGACGAACGGTAGCCTCTCCTGTCCGTGAATCCTTCATGAACAGGATATCAAACCTACCGGCTCACGGTATTCTTTTTATCATTCCTCCTTCTTCGTAAGATATTCTAAACTTACGTCATTTTAAGTACTGCTGTCTGTTCGTTAACGTACACAGGGTGGGAGGAAAAGATCTAAGAATTATTACGATGGGTTGGTGCGATTTTACAAGTGCGGTTGATTATAGAGAGTATAATATATCACAGAATAGCTGACAGGCGTGTTACGAGGAGCATTACATATCGAATTCCAAAACACTCCTCGTCCCGACGGAATCTTTCCGGTTTCCAATCGTATAGCATCCATGTAATTGATCGCTGAGCATTCTGACCAGGGTGAGTCCGAAGCCTGTTGCCTCCTCAAGGGTAAAATCTTCGGGAAGCCCGCGGCCGTTGTCTTGTATGCTAAGGGTTACATGATTTTCTTTCTTGGTCAGTACAAGGCTTATCAAACCGTCGGATCTACCGGAAAAGGCATATTTCATGGTATTGGTAATGAGTTCGTTAATAATGATTCCGAGGGGAAACAGTGTTTTAGAAGAAAGATAAAAATCAGTTATACGGGTGTCAATTGAGTGTTTTGTTTTGTCGAAAAACAGGTTACGCAATGAATCGATAAGGCCTTCAATATAGCTCTTTACAGAGCCTTCGCCATAGTCTTTCTGTATCAGGAGTTTGTCGTAGAGAGCGCTCATGCTGTTTATACGGCCGACTGCATCCTGCAAAACAGAGAGAGCCTCCTCGTTGGTAACGGATTGGATCTGCAACGAGAGGAGGGATCCAATAGTGGAGATGTTGTTTTTTATTCGATGGTGGACCTCCCGCAGAAGAATCTCCTTCTCTGAAAGCTGCTTTTTCAGTTCATCTTCCATCTGCCTGCGGCGGGTGATATTTACAAAGTTAATTACCGCCCCTTTGATTATGTTATCCATGGTGCGATAGGGCAGAATGCGCATGGTAAACCAGTCGCCCCTGCTGTTGCGTACCTCCATCTCCTTGGGGGTGAGGCTTGCGAGCACCTCCTGGATATCAGCAATCATGTTGTCGTAATTGTCCAGGTTGGAAACGATGTGCCCAACAGGCCGCCCAATATCACTGCCTATCAGGTTGATTACCTCACTGGTAGTGGGGGTAAAGCGCAGGATCCGAAGCTGGTGGTCGACAAAGATGGTTGCAATGCCGGTACCCGATAGCAGATTGTTCATATCATTGTGGGCCCTCCACAGATCCGCTACCTTACTCTGCAGTTCGGTGTTGACCGTGGATAGTTCCTCATTGACTGACTGCAGCTCCTCCTTTGACGTCTCCAGCTCCTCGTTGGTCGACTGGAGTTCTTCGTTCATCGATTGCATCTCTTCGTTGGAGGATTTCAGCTCCTCGTTCGCAGTCTCCAGCTCTTCGTTTGTTGTTTGAAGGTATTGCTCTTTGGCCAGCAGTTCCTGTCGGAGTTCCGCGATACCTCCGTCGTCAAGCTCAGTATTTCGCTCGAATTGCATATCCCCTTCGGCTGAGTCGTCGATTCCCTCTTCCAATACCACCAGGTACAGCGGTGGGTCTGAAGGTGCACCGGAAAGATCTTCTGCCGGGCAGACACTCAAATTTACGGAACTGAAATGATCGTTGGTTTTTACGCGCAAGCCGGCGCGACGGAGGGTTACTCTATCCTTTGCGACCTTACGCAGGGCTAAAGTCAGTTCGTGACATAAACCTTCCCGGGCCATCTTGAGAATGTTGTAGTGTCCTACCTCTCCAGTAGCCGGTTCCAGGAACATCCCCGTACGCCCGTGGAGGTAGAAAATGTCCCCCTGTTCGTTAACCAGCGCACTTGCGGGGGCAAGCTTCTGAAGGATAGCCTTTTCCGCAAGCTCACGCAGGGGAATATTTTTTACTTTATCCTGTGGGCTGCTTTTTCGATAGGTCATCTCGGAGGAGGGAAACATGGAAGGCAGAAAGCTGCCGAAGGAATTGTAGTGTGAAACCCCAATGGTATCCTTGCGCTGATACAGCTTGCCTCGGCGATCGAGAGTGTTAAAAAGATCGGTGCTTTCTCCGATGCTTTCCGATGTACCCAGAAACAACATGCCCCCCGGACGCAGGGAATAGTGAAAAAGCGGGATGAGTTTCTTGTGTAAATCCCCGTTGAGATAGATCATGAGGTTTCGACAGCTTATAAGATCTATATTGGAAAAAGGCGGGTCTTTGATAATATTCTGCTCGGAGAAAATCATCACATCCCGGATTCTTTTACTTATGCGATAGCTCTCCGGTATACCCTCCGATGTGACTGACTCCTCGGTAAAAAATTTGGAAAGGCGCTCCGGACTCATGTCGGCGGCGATACTGGCAGGATAAATACCGCTGCGGGCGGCGGAGATAGCCTGCCCGTCAATGTCGGTAGCAAATACCTGGAGGTTATAGTTCTCATTTAAGGTGTCCATATACTCATAGAAAAGAATGGCAATAGAGTAGGCTTCCTCGCCGGTGGAGCAGCCGGCTGACCATACACGTATGAAATCCCCCGGGCTTTTCCCGGTAAAGAGGTTTTGGGCTATTGTTTTTTCCAGTGCACTGAAAGCTTCTGTGTCCCTGAAAAAAAGCGTCACCCCTATCAGCAGGTCCCGAAACAGTGCATCGAGCTCATCGTTTTTCTGATGTATATACTCCACATACTTCTCGATTCCATCGATCTGGAGAAGTGCCATACGCCGTTCGATGCGCCGTAATATACTATTCGGTTTATAATGGGAAAAATCATGGCCGCTGTGGCCTTGCAACAGTTTGAAGATGGTTCTCAGGCTATCGTCTTTCCCATCCGTAGAGGCTTTAGTGTAGGACGAAGTATCGCCGAATACTCGGGATGTATAGGAGATAAGTGCATCCGCCATCTCCGCAGGCGGGAGCACAAAGTCGGCCATGCCGGTGGAAATTGCGCTGCGGGGCATTCCATCGAATTCGGTGGAATCAGGGGACTGCACCATAAGCATGCCTCCTTCTCCTTTAATTGCCCGTATACCAATGGAACCGTCGGTCCCGGTTCCCGAGAGTACCACAGCAATGGCTCTTTCACCCTGGTCGTGGGCGAGGGAGCGGAAAAAAAAGTCTATCGGAAAACGATGCCCGCGCGGGGCAGAGGGCTCGTGGAGGTTCAACTTGCCGTCTATAAATGACATATCGTATCCCGGCGGGATAATATAGGCGCAGTTAGGAAAGACCGTCATTCCATCTTCAACCTCTAAGACTTGCATATGTGTGTAACGCTTGATGAGCTCTGCGAGCATACTTTTGTGATCCGGAGCAAGGTGCTGCACAAGTACAAAGGCCATTCCCGGGTCGGTTTCAGCGGACATTCCGGAGAAGAAAGCTTCAAAGGCCGCCAATCCCCCGGCCGATGCGCCAATGCCTACGATTGGGAATGAGCGGGATGGCGGAGCTGAGGTGTTGCCATGAGAGAGGAACTCTGTTTCCGTCGCTGTACTCTCCTCCAGAGCTGCTTTCTGTGTATCGGCTGATTGTTCCTCGTTTTCTTGAGGGATAGACGTATTTGATGACATTTCTTATCCGAAAATAATTCCTTCATTCAGTTTACTTTAGTCTACACTATCCTTCAACATAAAAGCAGAAGGATACACCCCTCAAGATGGGAAATACAGTAAATACCGAATAAATCGCTGGTTTTTCTGCTATGGAAGGCAGGAAGCGGATATACTTTTATCCGCCGTACAATCTTAATCAAAAAAAGTTTTCCATTCTATTTGAGATTTTAAGAGTCGGAGAGGTTCAACAGAAGTACATGGTAAACCGTCTGCTTCTGGAAAAATCCCATGTTTCCAAGGTTGTAAAGAAATTGCAAGCCATGAGACTGGCCAAGATCACGCATCTGCCGAAAGACAAGCTGGGTGAATCCTGTGGGGTTTATTTTCCGACAAAAAAATGAAAAATGAACTTCAAAGGAAAAGATGCGTTGTAATGGATGTTGTTCAGCTATTCTTAGCCCCCGCTGTCGCAATTATCATTTTCGCGCATATGCAAGAAAGCGGGGATTGGATAATTGTGAAGATTGCAGTGATTTTCCCAATCATGAAATGATCAACTTACAAAGGCAAATGCCGCATCGAGCAGAGCTGTTTGAATCTGTCGAATATCGAAAAGACTTTGGTGTTGATCAATGGATCATCAAGATGATCGATGATTACACATGTTCGAATTGCGGTGTGATTAACTCTCCATATTATGTACTAATGTAAAGAATGCGGGCATGAGCCGGGAAATAAGTATACCGAGAATTCAATTCAGGAGAAAAAATGGTGATTTTCCTCAAAATGGTCTAACTTACAATGTTTAAAGATCATACGAGGCAGATATGTTAAATTTAATCGGGATAATCAACAAATATACGATACCCATTTCAGTCAGCCTGTCAATGTTGTACTTATTCAGTTCTGCTGTAATAATGAGAACACCGGAAGTAAATATCCAGCATATATTATTTATCGCGGCACCTGCGATACTCTTTTCGCTTATCCACTACATTGCCGGCATCGCTGTCGGTATGGTATCGGTACTGATTGTTTTTTTGTGCTGTTTTGAGCAGCAAAAGGAAACACTGGCTTTATCTATATACGTGCTGTATGGGGCCGCGATCTTATTGAATGCAGGGATGTCTTTTCTCATAGGGATGCTTAAGGATGCTTATCTGCATAATAAAAAGGCTCTGCTTGAAGTAGAACAGTCAAAGGCAAAATATCAGAAAGTTGTAGACAATATAAAAGAAGGTATGATTATCGTCGATACGAGTGGATTTGTCATTTTTATGAATCGTTCCGCATCGGTCATGCTGAATCTCCCGGTCACTGACCTCGGTTTCAGTTTTCTGGATATCTTTACGACGAGCATACCTTTTGATGAAAACAGCGGAGTCGATGAAACAGGACTCGGATCAGTCTCAGAATATATTATCGAATACGATCATCCGGAACTTGGGATACGCCAGATAGCTGTTTCGGAAACCCCCTATATGAGCAGGGAAGGAAATCTATCCGGCAGCCTGAAATTCCTGCTGGATATAACTGATACGAGAGAGAAGAATGTTACCATTGAAATTCTCAGAAAACGGAATGAATACCTTTTTGCAGAGATGCATGACAGAATTGGCAATAATCTAAACGCGATAAACTCGTATATCAACCTTTATCTCAGGAACAATGATATTTCCAAATCGGAAGGTCTGGATAAGCTTGATGATATCATTCACACTATGGCACTTTTGAATTCCCAGTATTTTATGAACTTTAAACAGCAGACAGTAAATCTTGCAGCCTGCATGACCAAAATTGTCCACGATCTATCAGAAAAATACTATTACAGCACGGTTAACATTCAATTGGATTTAATAAGAAAGAATGTTCATATCGATACCGCAGTTCCTTTTGGTATGCTGTTTACCATCATAATCGCCACTATTTTGATGCTGCATAGAGATGAAGAAAACAAACCAATGATTAGCATTGATATGGAGATGGTAAATGGCAAATCAAACGTGCAGATTACCGTTGAAAAAAGCGGTTTCTTTATACATCAAGAAAACAGCGAATCCGGTAAAACTGAGAAAGAGATTGTTTCTGCATTGCTACTACAAATTAATGGAAAAGTTTCAATAGTTCCAGGAGCCGGCAACACAGTAAAGATTGTGTTCTGAGTATCACTACCAGGCAAACCTAACTATTATTTACGGCCGTGGTATTGCTGAAATATAGGTTCGGCCATGGTATGGGATTCTACAATGTGAACATATCGAATACAGTATTGCTGGGAAATTCCGGAAAAGTGAATTAGAATTATATGCATGAAGAGAGTCATTATGCTTCTTGGAGTACTTTTGCTGGTGTCTGCATGCACAACATCATCTCCGTATAACCGCGGTTCGTTAAGCGATGCCATGGAAAAGGCTAAAGATGATTATCCGGAGGAACGGGAAGTACCCAACGAGCGCGACAGAAGATCTCGAAAGGAGAAGGACCAACCCAGCCAGACTCCCATGGACGAAGCGGCAAGTATAGCATCCAACAGCGGAGGAAATATATTCTTAAGCGCCCGTGGCGGAAACGCTTTTTACAGCTCTCCTTATTTTGATTCCCTGCTTGATGCGGAGATTCTGCTGAGTTTTCGTGAAGGCAGGGCAGAGGCCGGGCTATTCGGCGGTTTTAAATCGGTAACCGCAAAGAGCGGCAGCTCCATTGAAGAATCTGTTGACGGCGGGGTGATTATTCTGCGGGCAGGAATTGAAGGCCGCTTTTATCCTTTCCCGGAGTTGAACTTTTTCTCTCCCTATATTCTGGGACAGGCGGGGGGCATCTATATGTACTGGTCATTTAAGAATCCCCTGCAGGCCGGTGCGGATACTATTACCTCCGACAGTGTCGGCGGAATGATGCTCGGTGTTGGAGCGGGAGTCAATGTGATTGATACCGACTTTTTCCGTGTCGGCGCTGTATGCATTCCGGAGACCCATCTGTTTCACAGTGAAACCCAGGAAGGTTTTCAGAACGATGTATTTGATTACTATGGAACCGTACGCTGGGCTGTGGAGGTTGGCTTCTCGCTATAGATCCGCCTTTTCTCCAGTGTGCACGATAATAACTGCATAACCGTTTTTCTCCAGGACCATTCTTTGAGTCATGGCGATAAGGGCTACGTCTTCGACGAGAAGCATGGTTTTTGACTGAATTTTCATTGATGAAAATAATAAGAAATAATTACAGCATTCACAACTGATCAAATAAAAAATCAAACAGTTTTTTGGTATGAGTTTTAGTCTCACAAATCACGAGTCTCAATCCTTGTGAAAATCATATCAGCCTCTTGTTTAACAGGATAAATATTTCTGCAAAAAACATAAAAAAAATTGCGATTAAACATCAACCGTTTTATATTAAGAGTATGCCGACACAAGTATTATGCAGCTGGCTGGGACA from Marispirochaeta sp. carries:
- a CDS encoding histidine kinase dimerization/phosphoacceptor domain -containing protein; translation: MCCFEQQKETLALSIYVLYGAAILLNAGMSFLIGMLKDAYLHNKKALLEVEQSKAKYQKVVDNIKEGMIIVDTSGFVIFMNRSASVMLNLPVTDLGFSFLDIFTTSIPFDENSGVDETGLGSVSEYIIEYDHPELGIRQIAVSETPYMSREGNLSGSLKFLLDITDTREKNVTIEILRKRNEYLFAEMHDRIGNNLNAINSYINLYLRNNDISKSEGLDKLDDIIHTMALLNSQYFMNFKQQTVNLAACMTKIVHDLSEKYYYSTVNIQLDLIRKNVHIDTAVPFGMLFTIIIATILMLHRDEENKPMISIDMEMVNGKSNVQITVEKSGFFIHQENSESGKTEKEIVSALLLQINGKVSIVPGAGNTVKIVF
- a CDS encoding chemotaxis protein CheB — its product is MSSNTSIPQENEEQSADTQKAALEESTATETEFLSHGNTSAPPSRSFPIVGIGASAGGLAAFEAFFSGMSAETDPGMAFVLVQHLAPDHKSMLAELIKRYTHMQVLEVEDGMTVFPNCAYIIPPGYDMSFIDGKLNLHEPSAPRGHRFPIDFFFRSLAHDQGERAIAVVLSGTGTDGSIGIRAIKGEGGMLMVQSPDSTEFDGMPRSAISTGMADFVLPPAEMADALISYTSRVFGDTSSYTKASTDGKDDSLRTIFKLLQGHSGHDFSHYKPNSILRRIERRMALLQIDGIEKYVEYIHQKNDELDALFRDLLIGVTLFFRDTEAFSALEKTIAQNLFTGKSPGDFIRVWSAGCSTGEEAYSIAILFYEYMDTLNENYNLQVFATDIDGQAISAARSGIYPASIAADMSPERLSKFFTEESVTSEGIPESYRISKRIRDVMIFSEQNIIKDPPFSNIDLISCRNLMIYLNGDLHKKLIPLFHYSLRPGGMLFLGTSESIGESTDLFNTLDRRGKLYQRKDTIGVSHYNSFGSFLPSMFPSSEMTYRKSSPQDKVKNIPLRELAEKAILQKLAPASALVNEQGDIFYLHGRTGMFLEPATGEVGHYNILKMAREGLCHELTLALRKVAKDRVTLRRAGLRVKTNDHFSSVNLSVCPAEDLSGAPSDPPLYLVVLEEGIDDSAEGDMQFERNTELDDGGIAELRQELLAKEQYLQTTNEELETANEELKSSNEEMQSMNEELQSTNEELETSKEELQSVNEELSTVNTELQSKVADLWRAHNDMNNLLSGTGIATIFVDHQLRILRFTPTTSEVINLIGSDIGRPVGHIVSNLDNYDNMIADIQEVLASLTPKEMEVRNSRGDWFTMRILPYRTMDNIIKGAVINFVNITRRRQMEDELKKQLSEKEILLREVHHRIKNNISTIGSLLSLQIQSVTNEEALSVLQDAVGRINSMSALYDKLLIQKDYGEGSVKSYIEGLIDSLRNLFFDKTKHSIDTRITDFYLSSKTLFPLGIIINELITNTMKYAFSGRSDGLISLVLTKKENHVTLSIQDNGRGLPEDFTLEEATGFGLTLVRMLSDQLHGCYTIGNRKDSVGTRSVLEFDM